A window of the Zeugodacus cucurbitae isolate PBARC_wt_2022May chromosome 4, idZeuCucr1.2, whole genome shotgun sequence genome harbors these coding sequences:
- the LOC105221086 gene encoding probable serine hydrolase isoform X1 has product MKYNYHANWYTYSVKDTEKLMDFKSEDSRRYRHAGDLTNEPPTREFSEITIPMPWGHISGKWYGPQDVQPILGLHGWQDNAGTFDLLVPLLPPDVPFLSIDLPGHGLSSRLPDGCYYNTTDNLYVILIVMKQYKWKKVSLVGHSMSSIIAFMFAAIFHDKVDMVIGIDALKPHQRLPASILRSMETRMDAFLKEDERNQSKEEPPSYSYDELIERIFIGTFHSINKDLCKHMLARSIQKSEKYPEKYFFCRDRRLKFYNYMVGSQDLCVEMAKRIECPYMFIKARHSSYFEDKKYYDEVLAILQNKPNFEYVEVDGSHHVHINHPERIIGPVNDFINRYGPLAKQSSSKL; this is encoded by the exons atgaaatataattatcaCGCGAATTGGTATACATACAGTGTCAAAG ATACTGAAAAGCTAATGGATTTCAAATCAGAAGATTCCCGGCGTTACCGTCACGCAGGTGATTTAACAAATGAGCCGCCAACTCGTGag TTTTCAGAAATCACTATCCCCATGCCTTGGGGTCACATATCCGGTAAATGGTATGGTCCTCAAGATGTGCAACCTATACTTGGGCTACATGGCTGGCAAGATAACGCTGGCACCTTTGATTTACTAGTACCACTTTTGCCGCCAGATGTCCCATTCCTTTCGATAGACCTGCCCGGTCATGGACTCTCATCGCGCTTACCGGACGGCTGCTACTATAACACCACTGACAATTTGTATGTAATACTAATTGTAATGAAACAATACAAATGGAAGAAGGTCTCTTTGGTCGGTCATTCTATGAGCTCCATAATTGCATTTATGTTTGCTGCAATTTTCCACGATAAAGTAGATATGGTTATCGGTATAGATGCATTGAAACCACATCAACGCTTGCCCGCCAGTATTTTACGTTCGATGGAAACACGTATGGATGCATTCTTAAAAGAGGATGAACGCAACCAGTCAAAAGAGGAACCGCCAAGCTATTCGTATGATGAACTTATTGAACGCATTTTTATCGgcacattccattccatcaatAAAGATCTCTGTAAACATATGTTGGCGCGTAGTATACAAAAATCGGAGAAATATCCAGAGAAATACTTCTTTTGCCGCGATCGTCGTTTGAAGTTCTACAATTACATGGTTGGTTCACAGGATCTTTGTGTAGAAATGGCTAAACGCATTGAGTGTCCCTATATGTTTATTAAAGCGCGACATTCCAGTTATTTCGAAGATAAAAAGTATTATGATGAGGTATTAGCTATTTTACAGAATAAACCGAATTTCGAATATGTGGAGGTTGATGGCTCGCATCATGTACACATAAATCATCCAGAGCGCATAATTGGACCAGTTAACGATTTCATTAATCGCTATGGTCCTCTTGCTAAGCAAAGTTCTAGCAAATTGTAA
- the LOC105221086 gene encoding probable serine hydrolase isoform X2, translating into MLPVFKSISETEYSHTEKLMDFKSEDSRRYRHAGDLTNEPPTREFSEITIPMPWGHISGKWYGPQDVQPILGLHGWQDNAGTFDLLVPLLPPDVPFLSIDLPGHGLSSRLPDGCYYNTTDNLYVILIVMKQYKWKKVSLVGHSMSSIIAFMFAAIFHDKVDMVIGIDALKPHQRLPASILRSMETRMDAFLKEDERNQSKEEPPSYSYDELIERIFIGTFHSINKDLCKHMLARSIQKSEKYPEKYFFCRDRRLKFYNYMVGSQDLCVEMAKRIECPYMFIKARHSSYFEDKKYYDEVLAILQNKPNFEYVEVDGSHHVHINHPERIIGPVNDFINRYGPLAKQSSSKL; encoded by the exons ATGCTTCCGGTCTTTAAATCTATCAGCGAAACTGAATATTCTC ATACTGAAAAGCTAATGGATTTCAAATCAGAAGATTCCCGGCGTTACCGTCACGCAGGTGATTTAACAAATGAGCCGCCAACTCGTGag TTTTCAGAAATCACTATCCCCATGCCTTGGGGTCACATATCCGGTAAATGGTATGGTCCTCAAGATGTGCAACCTATACTTGGGCTACATGGCTGGCAAGATAACGCTGGCACCTTTGATTTACTAGTACCACTTTTGCCGCCAGATGTCCCATTCCTTTCGATAGACCTGCCCGGTCATGGACTCTCATCGCGCTTACCGGACGGCTGCTACTATAACACCACTGACAATTTGTATGTAATACTAATTGTAATGAAACAATACAAATGGAAGAAGGTCTCTTTGGTCGGTCATTCTATGAGCTCCATAATTGCATTTATGTTTGCTGCAATTTTCCACGATAAAGTAGATATGGTTATCGGTATAGATGCATTGAAACCACATCAACGCTTGCCCGCCAGTATTTTACGTTCGATGGAAACACGTATGGATGCATTCTTAAAAGAGGATGAACGCAACCAGTCAAAAGAGGAACCGCCAAGCTATTCGTATGATGAACTTATTGAACGCATTTTTATCGgcacattccattccatcaatAAAGATCTCTGTAAACATATGTTGGCGCGTAGTATACAAAAATCGGAGAAATATCCAGAGAAATACTTCTTTTGCCGCGATCGTCGTTTGAAGTTCTACAATTACATGGTTGGTTCACAGGATCTTTGTGTAGAAATGGCTAAACGCATTGAGTGTCCCTATATGTTTATTAAAGCGCGACATTCCAGTTATTTCGAAGATAAAAAGTATTATGATGAGGTATTAGCTATTTTACAGAATAAACCGAATTTCGAATATGTGGAGGTTGATGGCTCGCATCATGTACACATAAATCATCCAGAGCGCATAATTGGACCAGTTAACGATTTCATTAATCGCTATGGTCCTCTTGCTAAGCAAAGTTCTAGCAAATTGTAA
- the LOC105221086 gene encoding probable serine hydrolase isoform X3, producing MYKYTEKLMDFKSEDSRRYRHAGDLTNEPPTREFSEITIPMPWGHISGKWYGPQDVQPILGLHGWQDNAGTFDLLVPLLPPDVPFLSIDLPGHGLSSRLPDGCYYNTTDNLYVILIVMKQYKWKKVSLVGHSMSSIIAFMFAAIFHDKVDMVIGIDALKPHQRLPASILRSMETRMDAFLKEDERNQSKEEPPSYSYDELIERIFIGTFHSINKDLCKHMLARSIQKSEKYPEKYFFCRDRRLKFYNYMVGSQDLCVEMAKRIECPYMFIKARHSSYFEDKKYYDEVLAILQNKPNFEYVEVDGSHHVHINHPERIIGPVNDFINRYGPLAKQSSSKL from the exons ATACTGAAAAGCTAATGGATTTCAAATCAGAAGATTCCCGGCGTTACCGTCACGCAGGTGATTTAACAAATGAGCCGCCAACTCGTGag TTTTCAGAAATCACTATCCCCATGCCTTGGGGTCACATATCCGGTAAATGGTATGGTCCTCAAGATGTGCAACCTATACTTGGGCTACATGGCTGGCAAGATAACGCTGGCACCTTTGATTTACTAGTACCACTTTTGCCGCCAGATGTCCCATTCCTTTCGATAGACCTGCCCGGTCATGGACTCTCATCGCGCTTACCGGACGGCTGCTACTATAACACCACTGACAATTTGTATGTAATACTAATTGTAATGAAACAATACAAATGGAAGAAGGTCTCTTTGGTCGGTCATTCTATGAGCTCCATAATTGCATTTATGTTTGCTGCAATTTTCCACGATAAAGTAGATATGGTTATCGGTATAGATGCATTGAAACCACATCAACGCTTGCCCGCCAGTATTTTACGTTCGATGGAAACACGTATGGATGCATTCTTAAAAGAGGATGAACGCAACCAGTCAAAAGAGGAACCGCCAAGCTATTCGTATGATGAACTTATTGAACGCATTTTTATCGgcacattccattccatcaatAAAGATCTCTGTAAACATATGTTGGCGCGTAGTATACAAAAATCGGAGAAATATCCAGAGAAATACTTCTTTTGCCGCGATCGTCGTTTGAAGTTCTACAATTACATGGTTGGTTCACAGGATCTTTGTGTAGAAATGGCTAAACGCATTGAGTGTCCCTATATGTTTATTAAAGCGCGACATTCCAGTTATTTCGAAGATAAAAAGTATTATGATGAGGTATTAGCTATTTTACAGAATAAACCGAATTTCGAATATGTGGAGGTTGATGGCTCGCATCATGTACACATAAATCATCCAGAGCGCATAATTGGACCAGTTAACGATTTCATTAATCGCTATGGTCCTCTTGCTAAGCAAAGTTCTAGCAAATTGTAA
- the LOC105221086 gene encoding probable serine hydrolase isoform X4, whose protein sequence is MDFKSEDSRRYRHAGDLTNEPPTREFSEITIPMPWGHISGKWYGPQDVQPILGLHGWQDNAGTFDLLVPLLPPDVPFLSIDLPGHGLSSRLPDGCYYNTTDNLYVILIVMKQYKWKKVSLVGHSMSSIIAFMFAAIFHDKVDMVIGIDALKPHQRLPASILRSMETRMDAFLKEDERNQSKEEPPSYSYDELIERIFIGTFHSINKDLCKHMLARSIQKSEKYPEKYFFCRDRRLKFYNYMVGSQDLCVEMAKRIECPYMFIKARHSSYFEDKKYYDEVLAILQNKPNFEYVEVDGSHHVHINHPERIIGPVNDFINRYGPLAKQSSSKL, encoded by the exons ATGGATTTCAAATCAGAAGATTCCCGGCGTTACCGTCACGCAGGTGATTTAACAAATGAGCCGCCAACTCGTGag TTTTCAGAAATCACTATCCCCATGCCTTGGGGTCACATATCCGGTAAATGGTATGGTCCTCAAGATGTGCAACCTATACTTGGGCTACATGGCTGGCAAGATAACGCTGGCACCTTTGATTTACTAGTACCACTTTTGCCGCCAGATGTCCCATTCCTTTCGATAGACCTGCCCGGTCATGGACTCTCATCGCGCTTACCGGACGGCTGCTACTATAACACCACTGACAATTTGTATGTAATACTAATTGTAATGAAACAATACAAATGGAAGAAGGTCTCTTTGGTCGGTCATTCTATGAGCTCCATAATTGCATTTATGTTTGCTGCAATTTTCCACGATAAAGTAGATATGGTTATCGGTATAGATGCATTGAAACCACATCAACGCTTGCCCGCCAGTATTTTACGTTCGATGGAAACACGTATGGATGCATTCTTAAAAGAGGATGAACGCAACCAGTCAAAAGAGGAACCGCCAAGCTATTCGTATGATGAACTTATTGAACGCATTTTTATCGgcacattccattccatcaatAAAGATCTCTGTAAACATATGTTGGCGCGTAGTATACAAAAATCGGAGAAATATCCAGAGAAATACTTCTTTTGCCGCGATCGTCGTTTGAAGTTCTACAATTACATGGTTGGTTCACAGGATCTTTGTGTAGAAATGGCTAAACGCATTGAGTGTCCCTATATGTTTATTAAAGCGCGACATTCCAGTTATTTCGAAGATAAAAAGTATTATGATGAGGTATTAGCTATTTTACAGAATAAACCGAATTTCGAATATGTGGAGGTTGATGGCTCGCATCATGTACACATAAATCATCCAGAGCGCATAATTGGACCAGTTAACGATTTCATTAATCGCTATGGTCCTCTTGCTAAGCAAAGTTCTAGCAAATTGTAA
- the LOC105221084 gene encoding pupal cuticle protein Edg-78E, which produces MFKILLLTALVAYACADNIDKDAQVLSYKNDVADPEGNFAYAFETSNGIQQQEAGNAVGVAGQYEYVSPEGEKISVSYTADENGFQPSGAHLPTPPPIPEAIVRALEYIAAHPAAV; this is translated from the coding sequence CTGCTCCTTACCGCCCTCGTTGCCTACGCCTGCGCCGACAACATCGATAAAGATGCACAAGTGCTGAGCTACAAGAACGACGTCGCCGATCCGGAAGGTAACTTCGCATACGCCTTCGAAACCAGCAATggcatacaacaacaagaagccgGCAATGCCGTGGGTGTAGCTGGTCAATATGAGTATGTGTCGCCGGAAGGTGAGAAAATCTCCGTTAGCTACACAGCCGACGAGAACGGTTTCCAACCTAGCGGCGCTCATTTGCCCACACCACCACCAATCCCAGAAGCTATCGTGCGCGCTTTGGAATACATTGCAGCGCATCCTGCTGCCGTATAA